The Gemmatimonadales bacterium genomic interval TGGGCGCCTTCCAGCTCGGCGGCCACGCCCTCTTCCTCTCCGCCCGCGACATCCAGCTCGGCCGGGGCGAGCCGATCCGCGACACCGCACGGGTGCTCTCGCGCTATCTCGACGGGATCATGATCCGCACCTTCGATCATGCCGATGTCGTCGAGCTGGCCCGCTACTCCAGCATCCCCGTGATCAACGGCCTCACCGATCTGCTCCACCCCTGCCAGGTCCTGGCCGACCTGCTCACCGTGCGGGAGAGCCTGGGCGGCTGGGAAGGCAAGGTGGTGGCCTGGGTGGGCGACGGGAACAACATGGCCAACAGCTGGGTCAACGCCGCCGGCACGCTCGGCTTCGAGCTCCGGCTCGCCTGCCCCGAGCGGTACACACCCAACGCCGACATCCTGCGCCGGAACCAGGCCAAGGCCAGGATCTCGCTCACCGGTGACCCGCGTGAGGCGGTCCGCGGCGCCCACGTGGTGACCACCGACGTCTGGGCCTCGATGGGTCAGGAGGAGGAGCAGGAGATCCGGGTCCAGGCGTTCCAGGGCTACATCGTAGACGGCAGCCTGATGCGCCTGGCCGCGCCCGATGCCA includes:
- the argF gene encoding ornithine carbamoyltransferase, whose translation is MSPTRHFLSIPDFTCPELIALFDLAERMKRGEYTERPLVGKTLGMIFAKSSTRTRVSFEVGAFQLGGHALFLSARDIQLGRGEPIRDTARVLSRYLDGIMIRTFDHADVVELARYSSIPVINGLTDLLHPCQVLADLLTVRESLGGWEGKVVAWVGDGNNMANSWVNAAGTLGFELRLACPERYTPNADILRRNQAKARISLTGDPREAVRGAHVVTTDVWASMGQEEEQEIRVQAFQGYIVDGSLMRLAAPDAIFLHCLPAHRGEEVSEDVFEGPQSRVWDEAENRLHVQKALMATLMR